One genomic segment of Drosophila melanogaster chromosome 3L includes these proteins:
- the CG43293 gene encoding uncharacterized protein, isoform B produces MEQQPDKDSVKALEAEVKVLDTELALQHAGNRRNRLKLEIAELEEVLEKQSIALKKANKNRKAAKIIISSLMDLNQTDGVK; encoded by the exons atggagcaACAACCAGACAAGGATTCCGTAAAAGCTCTCGAAGCTGAAGTTAAGGTATTGGACACTGAACTGGCACTGCAACATGCCGGGAATAGAAGAAATAGGCTTAAACTGGAGATCGCAGAGTTGGAGGAGGTCCTGGAGAAGCAGAGTATAGCATTGAAGAAGGCCAACAAAAACAGGAAGGCAGCTAAGATAATTATCTCAAGTTTGATGGATTTGAATCAGACGGATG GAGTCAAATAA
- the CG43293 gene encoding uncharacterized protein, isoform A, translating into MEQQPDKDSVKALEAEVKVLDTELALQHAGNRRNRLKLEIAELEEVLEKQSIALKKANKNRKAAKIIISSLMDLNQTDGNNWTESNNPSDNEGSSEDFDVDAE; encoded by the exons atggagcaACAACCAGACAAGGATTCCGTAAAAGCTCTCGAAGCTGAAGTTAAGGTATTGGACACTGAACTGGCACTGCAACATGCCGGGAATAGAAGAAATAGGCTTAAACTGGAGATCGCAGAGTTGGAGGAGGTCCTGGAGAAGCAGAGTATAGCATTGAAGAAGGCCAACAAAAACAGGAAGGCAGCTAAGATAATTATCTCAAGTTTGATGGATTTGAATCAGACGGATGGTAATAACTGGACA GAGTCAAATAATCCTTCAGACAATGAAGGGTCATCCGAAGATTTCGACGTGGATGCAGAATAG